tacATTAATACAAGttgtatacaatatatatagtgTTTAAAACgtgaggaaaataaaataattatctacgtactttattttttaaattagtttctAGTTTACCATGGACTTGGACGTGGtcaattagttatatataaattaCGTATCAGCAACTtgtaatttattcatttaattagtacTAGTATTAGTGTAAATGGGCAAAATGGTGGTCAAAATCAAAGGATTTTCCAAACTAATTGAGGCTAGCTAGCCACAATATATTGGTGAATTATATTTAATCATGAATTAAAACCCTAATTAGATGGATTAGAATAACAACGCATGCATCATTTTTACAATATCAATCAATTTTAAATAGAGAAACTAATCAATATGAGCGGGCCAGCCAAACTTATTTGTCACTATGTCCCAATTTAtgtaacatattttatttttgggcaaatttcacatataacaaatataaaattcatgtatatatgttatagcaaagtttggataattgcgcttcatagcaaacatatatatatataattcactatacatatacaattgaagcgaattgtataaaacgagaaagagaaagagacttgggcagagaattgtataaaacaaagtatataaaatgaattgtataattagaagtgtataggacgattatatataatttaaatttgtataaaaagagaaagggagaaaggcaaaagagacttggacagGGAATATGCAATTGattcgaattgtataaaacgagaaagagagaaagttgtatacaatttgaatttgtataaaacaagaaagaggaaaagacaaaagagacttaggAAGGGAAGTATTtctattgtataattataagtgtataagacggagatatatgtatttgaatgtatatatacattttttttcttgctttatacaattataaacacaatttatacaagtGAAAGAAGCGAgtgagagagggagagtggcgagcgagaatatgAGAGAGAGAGGGACTGTCAAACAGTTTGCttggaacacaaataaatcaaaaggcagctactatatttattttatattattagtttgtcatcTGTACAattatctcttcatttttcgagagtcaaacagTTTAAGTTAGATCAGAAATTTGCGcttgaaattttcaattttttttttgaaataaaatttagatatttgtaTAGTATGTAAAAAGTAATATAAGTTACAATAattaatagttcaaaatatttttaaaatatattaaaaatttagaatcaaagatagacttgtttgaatctcaaaatctgAAATACGTCACATAAATTAGAATGAAGAGAGTCGTTAATAAATCTGGAAAATACAAAATCTGTATAttgattatgtgtatatatttatttatagataGGTACATACTTTACATGACCTTTTGGCTTTTGTTACGACAATTCAAAGTAACGTCGCGCTAACATAAGCCAACAAAAAAGATATTggaatacattttaataattattaattttagtgatattttttgtttatttccatttatagcaatattgtgataaatctgtgatatgtattaaaagtgaattatttattcaatatatttgaattataattgtttttgaaatatattgtgtttgtttggtaaaaaatagtcacattgtattataaatgtattaaaatgtgtgataaatgtattatccatcattaaaacttgtattatatgtgaataaaaattgttctttgtaatatgtattaaacttgtattataaatgaattaaaagtgatcaaatgaaaaaaaaatattattgctataaatggtaaatattttttttttattatagcaCATTTATGTAAATTTCCCAAAGATATTTTCTATACAATTAATGGTATACgattaattgaatttaaatttctatatattaaaaattataatatattttaaaaaataatgaagaacttaatattaaaattttaattaatttaaagttctaatttttattaaaaaaatacaaaacaaaactaGGACTTTTCAACGCACGTAGTGTGGTCATTATGCATATAATCCGTAGCTATGAAATTAGCATaagtttaattatatttttttatcaatcatTGTCATActtatttttcttgtagtgGAAAACCCTACATATACCTGACAGAAATGGGAAATAAAAAAGTATGTCCTAATTAACACTCATataatataacttataaaaaaagtatataatctTCATAGAAATCGATTGAAAGCAACGTAGATTCACTAAAAATCAATAATAACTAGGAAGTGTTGCTTTAGTAGGAGTAGTAAATCATTATTAGTCGTTTTTGCAAAGTTTGCATTCCACGTTttaccaatatatatatatatttgattattgtTGGAGTACTATACATTAtaataattcacaaataataaTCTTATCATATTGTTGCATGCATGTAAGGTTTTCTTATAGAATTCAAAAGGAAGTAACTCTGGAACAAGAAGTATATTTATTCTGTTTCATTTTACGTGgcatatttttctcttaaacgttttttttttaaaaagtgacaCCTTTGTAATTATTTGTAACCAATATAAGTTAAGTTGTTCACTTTATTTCCATTAGCATATTTTTGTAATcgtaaataatattaaagatacACTTATCATAACCTTTGACTGATTGTCAAATCTTTTTTTCGATCCGCAAAAAGTAAATTAAGTATTTATATCTTAGATTCAAtcttattcaaaaatcaaaagtcAAAACGTGATATATTCaataatacatattaaattttgtgtcgAGTAAATATCATACGCATAAATTAAAAAGGGGATCGGATTAGAGTATAAATTATTGTTGCAATAAAATGTAGTGGAGatgatgatttatatgatgagaAGTGAGAAGCAAATCACAAAATTGCGTAGCAATACATAATAATATAGTATAATATATAGTTGCGTACGTGTGAAGAGGGATCAAGTAGGAATAATGATGGAATACATTTTAGATTTGCAATTATCATATGGCACGATGCTTTCCTCACAACCCAataatttttcttccttttttttcttttaattaagaaaatgtaATCAATTCCACTTTTtaatgacataatacataaatacattttctaatctttagctgatattaatattttataactttgAATATGTATAAGTAGATactgaatttgtataaaattgaacaagtaaataCACACGTCTTACATGACATAATCCACATAGAATGTTACATAGGACACTAAAGGCGGATCTAGTAACACCTAAGGGTGTCATGGGGCACGACTTCATTGGAAAATTTCGCACATTTACCGCTTACAATAGATCTTGCGTACGCCACTATAATAGGACACAAAATTAccatgtataaaattaaacaagtaaacaCTCATGTCATACTAGGATTGTGTATGGTCGGTTCCTTTCGATTTGAAAGTTTATCGGTTATCGATTTGTAGACATGTGAAACTGTTAAGAACCATTAAGATATTGACTTATCGATTATCAATTATTGACCGTTATCAATTTTAATCAATaagatttgataaaaaaaaaatgattgaatATGACTTAGAAACATGGTGATGACAAATCAAATAAACCATGCACATGAGTTGATAGATAGTATCTTGCTCAAAAACAACACTAACACATTATTGAATAACCGAAAGTTTGATACTTCCAGAAATAAAAGTATGTAACTAAATCATAAGTCAAGGACTTTATATACCTAATGATCTGaacataatttattaatttactatCGTGTTATCGACTAATCCATtgagaaaaactaaaatctttaAAAAGCGATAATAtggtgattaaaaaaaattaaaaaatccttAAACCAATGACCATTATCATAAATCAGTTCAAATGATCAATTTTGATTCGATTTTAAACGTTGTATCTTACTTTGCTTATAAAAGCTTCCTTAGCTTTGGACGCTTGTGACTCTGTAGGTCCTTATGATTATGAACGTTAAATTATTTAGCcttaaatttgattatatattagTTCTCTAAATAATGTAAATAGAGTAGTGCCTGAACTCTAAATGATTGAAATAACGAATTGAATAATCAATAGTTAGAGTATTTAATTCAAACTcgaaattatattataaattaataaaaatcagCTTAAGTGGGTCAACTGCCTTGAAATGAAAGAGCATCgagtgttattttttttaataaaaatactcATTCAATGTAAAATTCAAATGGATTggattatttagttattttcgTGATACGTAAataaagttattattattttttattataaaaatggtTTATTtagtattaatataataaaataaatttttttaatgattatatataaaaattgtactCGTGTCTACTCTTTGCTTCCTCGAATCCAAAATAATAAGTAATGATTTAGGGTTATTAGACACCTGCATTTagaaatttagtatttactggTGTCTTCgctaaaatattcttaattattatttcctttgtttggtaaaaaataatctaatttgaTTTAGCATAAAGTTTatgaatataaagaaaaattttgaattttatgatcttaaattaaaattaaatcaaatgtacaaaattattttttgatcttgtagtcttaaacatgtcacgtaggaaactaaaattaaaagattataaaaaaaagatatcaaactttttaaaataaactaaaagaaaaagagatcaattttttttaaaaacggagaaagtattttatttaatttagattgGCATAAATGCCATAAAAATTAGGAATGTGTCAAAAATTGAATATCTTTTGACTTGGTCATTGACACATCATTTTTTAgatgttaaaattttaataaatttcaaacGGCAGTGAGCcattgttgaatttttaaattttattttctcttttaatttttgtttttatttcgcGTTTGGTATCTACATTGAAGCTTGACTATTTTATATTTGCGTATGTAACATCGCATTGGGATCAACAAGCATTTTCTAtcaaagttttttctttttataccTATTCGATATTCATATTAAAGTAGTAACTATTTCATATTCGTATCATATATCAATAGAAACTCTTGCTATCATGCTCTACTTATACTCATATCATATTTAATATCtgtattaaaatttgattattttaaattcgCGCAACGCATTCGGGATGGGAAAGCTTTCCCCCCACCTAGGTTTTGCTCttgttataatgaaatttttcgttttttttttgtatgtattttCGTTATTTCGAGTTTTGTTGGTTGGTGAGTAGTGGGGTATGTTAGGCGGCTTGTTTGGGAAGAAAACGCAACAATATCTAACCTATTTTGCGTGTTTCAAAAGAGTAATAATATAAAGTAGTATTACTCTCCTTCcccaattaaaattaaatttagttgCCAAAGTTTGAATTCtcctttatttcaaaaaaaataaaatactactattattagaaaaaagacaaaaagaaatatgtgaatgtgAAATGTTCCTAAAACCCAGAAATATATTTAGCTCCAATTCCAATATCGCTATATTTAACTTTTCCACCGTTCACTTGTCTTCTGCAACTTTGTACAAAATCTCTCTTCATCTTCATTTCTGGtatgttataatttaaaatCTCTTACACCATTTATCAACAATTCTTGGAATTTGtgctctgtttttttttgtttttgggttTTAGTTCTTTTTCCGGGTATTTctagtttgtttgtttttcccTGAGATGCTTTATTTTCCGTCTATCTTgatattaattcaatatctaGTGAATTTCGTTTCATGACTAATCAAATATCGtcgtataaaatgaaaaaagagattAAAGAAATACTCTCTCCGTATTTTGGctgttttgaaattttgaaattcaaaattttaaatttagattGTGAATTCGAATACAGAagctttcaatttttatttttgaaaaaaaagtaaaaagtgtATTAGATCACAGTAATTAACAACTATAagatatttaaaagatatatgaagAATTTCGAGTTAAAATTCTTTTAGTGTGATTGTTAGAAATTTCAAACGTGTCACGTAAATTGAGATGGATTAGTATGAGTTTCAGGGAGTTGCtctgtttttttgttttactcaTATGTATTCTGGCCTTGCTCAGTTTCTAaagttatgaatattttttcttttttactgtAATCTGTATCagtttttttgttaattataggGGATAATACATAACTAACCTTCATGTCTgaaattttagagataaacttaaactatactaagatcctattacctctgaatttattttattaataattttcgaTCCCTTTTTGGTCTACGtaacactatcttgtgggcccattagttgattttttttttcaagatagtgttacgtaggccgaaaaggggtagaaaattacttataaaataatttcaggGAATAATAgtaccttagtataatataagtgtgtgtttgagatttcggacataggttgagggactACTTGTACATTATCCCTGATTAGTCTTTTTATAAGCtttaattgttgaatttttaatCCTGCATGGTATGAAAAATCATTATGTTGTTGGTTTTTGGTTTATTAATCTAATAAGTTTTTGCTAATTAATGGTAGATACGTATGAGCATTAGCCATGGAGAAAACAAAAGTGAATGCATTTTCTCCCGATACAGTACTTGAAGACTTTTTGAGGACAGCAGAATCCGAATCAGACTCTTCGAAAGCCAGCACATCGGAATTTGATGGCTTGAAAAATCAAAGATCTAGTTCGAGATGGACTGGTTTTCTAGAGCTATTTAGAAGTAAATCGAAAGGACATATGACGAAAGATCCTTTAATTAGTTCTCTGAAACTGTCCAAAAGGTTCAGCAGAAGCATGAGAGAGACGAGTAGCGGTGACATGCCGAGTTCTATCTTGGATAATGGTTTGAGCTATTTCAAACCTCAATGGAAACTTTTCACCCTATCTGAGCTTCAAATTGCAACCAATTATTTTCACCAAGGTTGGTCATCGATCAGCTcgataattttaatataactcAAATCTTTGTACCCTTTCATTAAATGTAGTGACGACGTAGTTGTTGTTAAAGTTTTAGTCATGTTAGTACTTCAATTTGGGTCCATTGGTTGCTAGGAGTGCCGGTCGAGTGTAGGGCGGAGGAGGTTAGTAGGTTGCCGAGCGTTTTTCTAGTTTCCTCCAGGAGtattagtttcatttttatatgtttGCTTAGTCGTTAATCTATAGTAATATCTGTATTGTTTCTTCCATTTCGTTTATCTTATTATCTTGCTATTGTTATAACCACTTCCTTTTCATCTCTTTTTGAGCCAAGGGTCTATTAGAAACCGTCTTTCTACCCTAAAGGTAGGGGTAGGGAGGTCTGCATATACTCTACCCTCTCCATACATTACCTAtagtttgttgttgttttttgcTAGGAGTCTTTTGCGTTTGTCAAAGATATACTAGTAGAAAATGTAGAGAACTTCTAGTGTtagagatttgatttttataatattggACTCAGACGGATTTAAAAAGGAGCGACGCAGATTCATATAGCTGATACCAGCTTGCTTCGGATTGAGGCCTAGTGTTAGTAGTTATTGTTGTATGACTATCGTTAAATTAAAGAAGTTCCAATTTTGTAGTTTTTGATGGTGAAGACTTCGACAATTCTTTACTGCAGAAAATTTGATAGGAAAGGGTGGTTATGCTGAAGTTCATAAAGGACGGTTACGAAATGGCCAGTTTATCGCGGTTAAGCGGCTGACAAGGGGACCATTAGATGAGAGAATAGGGGATTTCTTATCTGAGCTAGGTATAATGGCACATATCAATCATCCAAACACTGCTAGATTGATCGGTTATGCCGTTGATGGAGGACTCTTTCTTGTGCTTGAGCTATCTCCTTATGGAAGCTTGACCAATGTGTTGCATGGTTAGTACGCTTCAATAGATCTGATGTACAATGTCGATCTTTTCTTCTGATTCTCTAACTCTATTCTACGATATCTCACAGTATCGAAGCAAAAACTAGAATGGAGAATCCGGTATAAGGTAGCGATAGGGATAGCTAAAGGGATATTGTATCTTCATGAGGGTGGTCAAAGAAGGATTATCCATAGAGATATTAAGGCAGCAAATATATTGCTCACGAAGGACCTCGAACCTCAGGTATTCTAACTATTCGTGACATTTCCTCCTAATTGTTAAGTACTTTAATGAAACTACAAAAGTATACTCAAAGAAACAGAATCCCGTTTTTCTTACGTGTTACTTTTTAGGTATCGATTAAACCTGAAATACTTTCTGCTTTGAATTTAGATATGTGATTTTGGGCTAGCAAAATGGTTACCAGAGCGATGGACTCACCTCACT
The nucleotide sequence above comes from Solanum pennellii chromosome 9, SPENNV200. Encoded proteins:
- the LOC107029571 gene encoding receptor-like cytosolic serine/threonine-protein kinase RBK2 codes for the protein MEKTKVNAFSPDTVLEDFLRTAESESDSSKASTSEFDGLKNQRSSSRWTGFLELFRSKSKGHMTKDPLISSLKLSKRFSRSMRETSSGDMPSSILDNGLSYFKPQWKLFTLSELQIATNYFHQENLIGKGGYAEVHKGRLRNGQFIAVKRLTRGPLDERIGDFLSELGIMAHINHPNTARLIGYAVDGGLFLVLELSPYGSLTNVLHVSKQKLEWRIRYKVAIGIAKGILYLHEGGQRRIIHRDIKAANILLTKDLEPQICDFGLAKWLPERWTHLTIGKFEGTFGYLAPEFLMHGIVDEKTDVFAFGVLLLELITGRRALDYSQQSLVIWAKPLVKKNRIRELADPSLADDYDLLQMNLMVLAASLCVQQSSIKRPRINQILQLLRGNSESRDIIMRIRKPSHWKRYYEELFIAEENKMTRGLSGLSLQQQIALEVSLR